One stretch of Zootoca vivipara chromosome 8, rZooViv1.1, whole genome shotgun sequence DNA includes these proteins:
- the THBD gene encoding thrombomodulin, translating to MWLLARLLLAAAALADRGSGVAAAAVAPSPVPSGAQCLGAVCYGLFWGAHSFAEAGDGCEAGGGHLMTVRSTVAAEAAAVLLVGRAGSAWLGLRLPDGSSCVEPAKQLRGFLWVTGDERTDYEAWANKSAPSAAVCGPRCALVNERLSWEERACDADADGFLCEYSYPGGTCGPLTLQAPAAVSYLTPFGARESDLVAAPPGTAAEVASLNASLECRAHGDGSVRWSSASPGAWDCRLENGGCRHHCVTSGDAAICMCTEGYALGADGRSCLDVDDCQAKPSPCEQECVNTQGGFECRCYEGYELVEGRCLPKNRKCMDLKCEHECAEVNGEYGCICYEPFVPHRQKPNKCVMFCNQTECPAECDPHTRDTCYCADGFILQENSDGTNVCVDIDECDSGSCHKLEECINVPGSYRCICPVGQLCKEPPDETEYSGDAETYSTPSVPSFIPPKEEDAGRSQGVLIAIIVSTTLMVIVLVAILCYLVKKHCTLPTIMDYKCQQPETGVPLQQVVTPNSASS from the coding sequence ATGTGGCTACTCGCGAGGCTcctgctggcggcggcggcgctggccGACCGAGGAAGCGGagtagcggcggcggcggtggcgcccTCGCCGGTCCCTTCGGGCGCCCAGTGCCTGGGTGCCGTGTGCTACGGATTGTTCTGGGGGGCGCACAGCTTCGCCGAGGCCGGAGACGGGTGCGAGGCCGGCGGCGGGCACCTGATGACGGTGCGCTCGACGGTGGCGGCCGAGGCGGCTGCGGTGCTGTTGGTCGGCCGCGCGGGCAGCGCGTGGTTGGGCCTGCGGCTGCCCGACGGCTCCTCGTGCGTGGAGCCGGCCAAACAGCTGCGCGGCTTCCTCTGGGTGACGGGCGACGAGCGCACGGACTACGAGGCCTGGGCAAACAAGTCGGCGCCGTCGGCGGCTGTTTGCGGCCCCCGGTGCGCGCTGGTGAACGAGCGGCTGAGCTGGGAGGAGCGCGCCTGCGACGCCGACGCCGACGGCTTCCTCTGCGAGTACAGCTACCCCGGAGGCACATGCGGGCCGCTCACGCTGCAGGCTCCCGCCGCGGTCTCCTACCTCACCCCCTTCGGCGCCCGCGAGAGCGACCTCGTGGCCGCCCCGCCGGGGACGGCGGCCGAGGTGGCGAGCCTGAACGCCAGCCTGGAGTGCCGCGCGCACGGCGACGGCTCCGTCCGGTGGAGCTCGGCGTCGCCGGGCGCCTGGGACTGCCGTCTGGAGAACGGGGGCTGCCGGCATCACTGCGTGACCTCCGGGGATGCCGCCATTTGCATGTGCACCGAGGGCTATGCGCTGGGCGCCGATGGCCGGAGCTGCCTGGATGTGGACGACTGCCAAGCCAAGCCGAGCCCTTGCGAGCAGGAGTGTGTCAACACCCAGGGGGGCTTCGAGTGCCGCTGCTATGAAGGCTATGAGCTGGTAGAGGGCAGGTGCTTGCCGAAAAATCGCAAGTGCATGGACTTAAAGTGCGAGCATGAATGTGCAGAGGTCAATGGAGAGTATGGGTGTATCTGCTACGAACCATTTGTGCCCCATCGCCAAAAGCCGAATAAGTGCGTTATGTTCTGTAATCAAACCGAGTGCCCAGCTGAGTGTGACCCCCACACGCGGGACACCTGCTACTGTGCAGATGGCTTTATCTTGCAAGAAAACTCAGATGGGACAAATGTCTGCGTAGATATTGATGAGTGTGATTCTGGAAGTTGCCACAAACTGGAGGAGTGCATTAATGTGCCAGGCAGCTATAGATGTATCTGTCCAGTTGGGCAGTTGTGCAAGGAACCGCCAGATGAAACAGAGTACTCTGGTGATGCTGAAACTTATTCCACCCCCTCAGTtccctccttcatcccacccaaGGAGGAAGATGCTGGCAGAAGCCAAGGGGTGTTGATTGCTATCATTGTTAGTACCACATTGATGGTTATAGTGTTAGTAGCGATTTTGTGCTACTTGGTGAAAAAACACTGCACTTTACCCACCATAATGGATTACAAATGCCAACAACCTGAGactggggtgccattgcagcaaGTAGTCACCCCAAACAGCGCCTCTTCCTGA
- the CD93 gene encoding complement component C1q receptor: MEILLRVFWQWVLLGLMVQPSKVGEVLCPGTACYTLHFGRHSWMEAQRKCEDNGGNLMTVKSQEEASLAWQLLEKMPKEGAGTGMKVRLWIGLHREMGKCYQQHQPLKGFSWVKGGEDTKYSNWEREPLGTCTTKRCVTLQRAPSSLQELAWVDSHCSSSAVGLSGYLCKFSFQGMCRPLVLAGPGVARYTTPFGIATASLVAVPLGSTAEVACGPQGEEVPNDFLMCKPQSNSNASEWSSPGPFCASPTLGCSYSNGGCEHECLDLGRGLFQCVCHAGYQLAADRLSCVLVDYCSSSPCQGHCMPRPGSFKCLCPQGYMLADDGLHCVDVNECSASQSPCGQICVNTMGSFTCLCEPGYKPAGPDGQACQDIDECARGMPCDQLCVNTQGSFLCSCYPGYQLEGINSSSCLDVDECLEEPCEHMCINHLGSYQCSCRSGWTLADNEISCVPDVIGSASFLPTHGEKELRRPANLHPSSETPTLLPHSSIQAKLEGPQDFTTHPSVLSTPLSTENQAGDMRDRDSGSSKQLLYYILGGIAVLLLLALALSLLTYRKMKAKKTNKKSTSAADNYSWVPDQGETRA; encoded by the coding sequence ATGGAGATTCTCCTCCGCGTTTTTTGGCAATGGGTGCTTTTGGGACTGATGGTCCAGCCCAGCAAAGTGGGGGAAGTCCTGTGTCCTGGCACTGCTTGCTACACACTCCACTTTGGGAGGCACAGCTGGATGGAGGCTCAGCGAAAGTGCGAAGACAATGGGGGCAACCTGATGACTGTGAAGAGCCAAGAGGAGGCATCGCTGGCCTGGCAACTGCTGGAGAAGATGCCCAAGGAGGGGGCTGGCACAGGCATGAAGGTAAGACTGTGGATCGGGCTCCATCGGGAGATGGGCAAATGCTACCAGCAGCATCAGCCACTGAAGGGCTTCAGCTGGGTGAAAGGAGGCGAGGACACCAAGTACTCTAATTGGGAACGGGAGCCCCTTGGAACATGCACAACCAAGAGGTGTGTGACCCTTCAGAGGGCTCCTTCCTCACTTCAGGAACTGGCCTGGGTAGACAGCCACTGCAGTAGTTCAGCTGTTGGGCTGTCTGGCTACTTGTGCAAGTTCAGCTTCCAGGGCATGTGCCGCCCGCTTGTTTTGGCGGGGCCAGGTGTTGCCAGATACACCACCCCTTTTGGCATAGCCACTGCTTCCCTTGTTGCTGTGCCCCTTGGCTCCACCGCTGAAGTGGCATGTGGTCCTCAGGGGGAGGAGGTGCCAAATGACTTCCTCATGTGCAAGCCACAGTCTAACAGCAACGCCTCGGAATGGAGCAGCCCCGGCCCATTCTGTGCTTCTCCCACTTTGGGTTGCAGCTACAGCAACGGGGGCTGCGAACACGAGTGCCTGGACTTGGGCAGGGGCTTGTTCCAGTGTGTTTGCCACGCCGGATACCAGCTTGCAGCAGACCGCCTTTCCTGCGTCCTCGTGGACTATTGCAGCTCCAGCCCGTGCCAAGGGCACTGCATGCCAAGGCCTGGCAGCTTCAAATGCCTCTGCCCTCAGGGTTACATGTTGGCTGATGATGGGCTGCACTGTGTGGATGTGAACGAATGCAGTGCTTCCCAAAGCCCATGTGGACAGATCTGTGTTAACACAATGGGCAGCTTCACCTGCCTTTGTGAACCAGGCTACAAGCCTGCCGGTCCTGATGGCCAGGCATGCCAGGACATCGATGAGTGTGCCAGGGGCATGCCATGTGACCAGCTTTGTGTAAATACACAAGGCTCGTTCCTCTGCTCCTGCTACCCAGGCTACCAGCTGGAGGGTATCAATAGCTCTTCTTGCCTCGATGTGGATGAGTGCCTGGAAGAGCCTTGTGAACATATGTGCATCAACCACCTGGGCAGCTATCAGTGCTCTTGCAGATCAGGCTGGACTTTGGCAGACAATGAGATCTCTTGTGTCCCAGATGTCATAGGCAGcgcctccttcctacccacccatgGAGAGAAAGAACTGAGAAGGCCAGCTAACCTCCATCCGTCTTCAGAGACACCAACCTTGCTGCCTCACTCTTCAATTCAAGCTAAACTAGAAGGACCTCAGGATTTTACCACCCACCCAAGTGTGCTGAGCACACCACTAAGTACTGAAAATCAGGCTGGAGACATGAGAGACCGTGACAGTGGCAGCTCCAAGCAGCTCCTATATTATATCTTGGGTGGCATCGCTGTTTTGCTACTGTTGGCGCTTGCCCTGTCCTTGCTGACCTACAGGAAAATGAAGGCCAAGAAAACCAATAAGAAATCGACGAGTGCTGCTGATAATTACTCTTGGGTGCCAGATCAGGGGGAGACCAGGGCATGA